Part of the Flavobacterium sp. KS-LB2 genome is shown below.
AACATCAAACGAAAACGAATTTGTTTTTGATATCCTAGGAAGTCATAAATTTTGGGCTTTTGAAAATAAAATTAAAGTACCGAAAGATAAAATAATCCGAGCGTATCAAAGCAACGATGAATTTACCTTTTGGATTGGTTGGAAGATGCCCGGAACCCAAGTACCTTGGGTAATTACAGCCGGAACGTTTATAAAGAAGGGAAAACGCAATTTTTGGGACGTTTGCAATAAAAAAAACGCCATTATTGTAGAACTCAAAGATTCGTATTACCATAAACTAATTATCGAAGTTGAAAATCCAGACCTCGTGATGAATCAACTGAACAATCAATAAAATTTATTTTTATTTCCAAATCTATTTTAAAGAACTAAAAAACTTTCTAGTCCTTATTAACTGTAACAATTTTACAATTTGAAAGACTAATATAAAATAAAATCACACAAAATGAAAAGAATATTTTTTACACTAGCATTTGCATCGGTTCTTTTGAGCTGTAAAACTGCCAGTACTACAACTAATGACTCAAAATCTGTTACTGACATAGTAAAAGTTGCTATTAATTTGAATGATGTAAAAGAGGACAAAGTATTGGTCACGATTACTTCCCCAAAAATCAGTACAGATGAAGTAACCTATAGTATTCCTAAAATTGTTCCTGGAACCTATTCTATAGATGATTATGGTAAATATATTGAGGATTTTAAAGCATTTGACAGCAAAGGAAATGCATTGACTGTTACCAAAACAGATGATAATACTTGGAATATTAAAAATGCAAAAGCGTTAGTAAAAATAACTTATTTGGTAAACGATACATTTGACACTGAAAAAGGAAGTGGCTTTGGTCAAAATGATGTTTTTTCTCCAGCAGGAACAAACATTGACGCCGGAAAAAACTTCATGTTAAACATGCACGGTTTTGCTGGTTACTTTCAAGACAAAAAAGACCTTCCGTACAGTGTGAGTATTTCACATCCAGAGACGCTTTGGGGTGCAACTTCAATGACAGATCAAGATGCTAGTACGACGAACGATGTGTTTACCACACCTCGCTATGCTGAATTAGTTGAAAATCCAATCATGTATGCTAAGCCAGACTATACTACTTTTACGGTTGATGGCATGGAAATACTGATTGGCGTTTATTCTCCTAGTGGAAAAGTGACTGCAGAAAGCATCACTCCAGAGATGAAAACGATGATGATTGCTCAAAAAACCTTTTTAGGAAAAATCAATGCTACAAAAAAATATAGTGTTTTACTATACCTATCAAGCATGGCTCCTACTGACGCCAAAGGGTTTGGAGCGTTAGAACACCCAACTGCTACCACAGTTGTTTTACCTGAAATGATGCCAAAAGATGAATTGGTTAAATCAATGAAAGATGTGGTTTCGCATGAATTTTTTCATATTGTAACGCCACTTACGATTCATTCTAAAGAGATTCACTATTTTGATTACAACACACCTAAAATGTCAGAACATTTATGGATGTATGAAGGTGTAACAGAATATTTTGCCAATCTTTTTCAAATCAATCAAGGCTTAATCCCAGAAGAAGAGTTCTACACACGTATGGCAGAAAAAATTGAGCATGCCAATGCAATGAATGATACCATGCCATTCACAACCATGAGTGCTAATGTGTTGACCGAACCATACAAAGCACAATACCTTAATGTTTATGAAAAAGGAGCACTTATCGGAATGTGTTTAGATATCATAATTAGAGAAAAAAGCAATGGAGAAAGAGGAATTCTTGATTTGATGCAAAAATTATCTAATGAATATGGTGCTTCAAAACCATTTAATGACACTGAGCTTTTTGCTAAGATAACCTCATTTACTTATCCTGAAGTAGGCGCTTTTTTGACAACTTATGTGTCAGGTGCTACACCAATTCCTTATGATACGTATTTAGCCAAAGTAGGAGTTACTAAATCCATGGAGAAAGTACCTGGAAATGTATTCCTAAAAGGACAAATGCCTTACATCACTGTAAATCAAGCTACCAAAGAAATCATTGTGATTCCAAATATGGAATTGAATGTATTCTATACTAACCTAGATTTAAAAGGAGGTGACATTATAGTAGCTATTAACGACAAACCGTATTCCTTAGATAATATTTACGAAATGATTACTGAAAGTCAAAAATGGAAAGAAGACGAAGCCATCGCAATAAAAATAAAACGCGACGGTAAAGAACAAATAATCAAAGGAAAGGTGAAATTTCCTTATGAAGAGAAAGAAGGTCTAAAGGCTACTGATGCAACTAAAAACACTTTAAAACAAGCGTGGTTGAAATCATAATTTCAAAAATAATTCCAGAAATCCCAATTTAGAAATAGATTGGGATTTTTTTTGTGAAATTTGAATGCGTTAGCAAAATCATTCCAACAATTTTCTTTATTTTGCGCCAAAATATAAACACTATTGAAATCGTCATGATTCAATCCTAATCCCGAAGTATCGTGACTAGAGAAATCATAAAAATGACGAAGCATGTACTAAAAAAAAACAAATTTTAACTTCACATGAAAAAATCTATTATTGCATTCGTTACGCTTATCCTATTAGTATCTTGTAACAAGAATGAATCAAAAACTAATTTACATATTACTGGAAATATCAAAGGATTAAAAAAAGGTACTCTGTATATCCAGCGAGTTGTTGACACTACATTAGTAGCTATTGACACGATTAACATCGATGGTAGCTCCTCTTTTGAAAGCAATCTGGATTTAAAATCTCCCGAAATGCTTTATTTATTCTTAGACAGAGGTGTGACTAATTCTCTAGACAATAATATACCATTCTTTGCTGAGCCCGGAAACATAACTATTGAAACAAGTTTAGATCGTTATTTATCTGATGCCAAAATTAAAGGATCCAAAAATCAAGAAATATTTGAAGAGTATAAAAAAATCAATACGCGCTTCACAGATGAAAATCTTTCCTTAATTGAGCAAAAATTCAATGCTATCAAAAGCCAAAACACACAAAAAATAGATAGTTTAAGTGCAAAACAAGATTCTAATATCAAAAGAAAATACTTATTTGCTACAAATTTTGCATTAAACAACAGAAAATTTGAAGTAGCACCTTATATCGCGCTATCCGAAATCTATGATATAAACATCAAATATTTAGATACGATTCAAAAATCAATGTCTCCAACCGTAGCACAATCGCTATATGGTAAAAAACTAACAGAATATGTTACTACCATTAAAAACCAAAAATAAAAGTTTAAAAAGCATATTTTCATCGGTATAAATAAAAAATCATCTTGCTACACAACAAGATGATTTTTTTTTTATTCTATAAAGTAGCAGAGTAATTAGAATATGACTAAAAAACCTGATTATTACTTTGACCGAAAAAACTGTTTAAGCACTGAAAGCTATTCCGCTAATAATCATCCCCACAAACATTAAAAGATAGAGAGAGAAAATCACAAGAGTCATAATCCCTATAAACTTATAATGTGATTTTAAATATCGTAATGAAGTAGTCAATGTTTCAGCATCATTGTTTTTAAACGCTGCTTTGGCATTAGATGCAAATTTATTCAAGTAATACACCGGAAAGAAATAAAGTGCTGCAATAAGCAAATAAACGACAGCCATTATCATTCCAAAAGAGGAACCCATAGCTCCCATCGCTGGATTCATTTTTCCCATAGTAGAAAATAATGTACCTGCAAATAAAGCTGCAAAAATGATAAAACCAATTCCTATATATCCAAGAATGGATAAAAAATAAGCCCATTTTGCGGTTTCTTTCAAAAAGTCTTTTGCAGACTCATTTAGCTTCATTTCGAAATTCTCAATAACTGAATGCTCTTCCATAATTTATTTTTTTTTGTTAGACACCAAATTAACAAAAAAATTACGACATTCAAATCAAACAGGATTCAATTCTGACATTTACCAAAAACAAAAAACCACTTAACAAAAGTTAAGTGGTTTTATTAAAGAGCCGGCGGAGGGACTCGAACCCACGACCTGCTGATTACAAATCAGCTGCTCTAGCCAACTGAGCTACGCTGGCGACTCATTACGGGTGCAAATATAAGTCTGAATTTCTATTTTCCAAAACAAATTCAAACTTTTTTTTGCTTTTTTTTGACTACAATTCGTTGATTTTAGCAATCAATTGATTAGCAGTTTGTTCCAATTCAACATTGATTTGTTTGAAGTGTGCTTTTTTATTTTCTACATTTTTTGCATTCACTTTAGTGATTAATGCATCAAAAGCAGCAATAGCTTCATCGATTAAATTGTTAGTTTCAGTTGTTGGTTTTCCTGTTGTAGAAATCTCGAACAAGTAAACTGCTTCAATAATATCTCCTAAAACGTAGTTGATGTCTTTTTTTAAATTCTTAACGTTTGCCATTTTTATTTTTTTAAAATTTGAATTTTAATTTGCGTCTGCAAAAGTACACATAATCTTTCTATTACCGACTATGAAATGTAAATTTCTAAAATTGAAGCTTTTCCATTGAGGATGAATGCATTCATTGCTGCAGGAATCAAAACGGTGTCTCCTTTTTTATATTGGAATTTTGAATTGTTGTATTCCAATTCAAATGTTCCTCCAGTACACATATATACGGTAAAGGTTTTACCCGATTTAGAAACTGAAATTTCCCCATCTAACGGAATGAAATTAGTCGTAAAATAAGGGCAGTTTACAATTTCGTTCGATTGATTTATGTTCTTTGTATACTCTTTCTTGGTTTCTACTTTATTATAATTAATAGCATCCAAAGCCAAATCAACATGCAATTCCCTCGTATTTCCATTAGCATCTACCCGATCAAAATCATACAAACGGTATGTTATATCCGAAGTTTGTTGAATCTCAGCTACCACAAGTCCAGCACCAATAGCGTGAACTGTTCCTGTTTCTAAAAAGAAAACATCTCCCGATTGTACTTTTACATCATCCAGAATAGAAAGTAACGTTTTGTTTTTTAGATTTTCTAAAAAGTCATCAGCATTCGATTTTTCTTTGAAACCCACAATTATTCTAGCATCATCATCCGCTTGCATGATGTACCACATTTCGGTTTTACCAAAAGAATTATGACGCTTTTTAGCCAACGCATCATTGGGATGCACTTGAATAGATAAATCTTCACGTGCATCTAAATACTTGAAAAGCAATGGAAATTGTGCTCCAAATCTAGCATGAACTGCTGTCCCCAATATTTCATCAGGAGAACTATTAATAAGGGCAGTCAATGTTTTCCCTTTCCATTCTCCGTTTGCCACAACACTCACATCTCCTTCAACAGTAGACAACTCCCAACTTTCACCTGTAATTGTTGATGTAACTGATTTATTAAGTAACGTTTTAAGTTTTTCACCGCCCCAAATTCTTTCTTTTAAAATGGGTTTAAATTGTAATGGATAAAATTTCATCAATGTGTTTTTCGAATTATAACTATATAAGATAAATGTTTTTTTATTCACTTACCTAATGTCTTCAGCTTAAAAATAATATGACAGCAAAATAGCACCTTAATATGAAGAAAGATAGAACAAACATATACTATAACTTTGAATCTATGATACTAATTCCTTGATTGCTTCAAGTGCTTTAGGAATATGCTTGGTTGCTAACATACTATCAAATATCATTTGAATGACTCCATTTTTATCCGTAACATAAG
Proteins encoded:
- a CDS encoding DUF4369 domain-containing protein — translated: MKKSIIAFVTLILLVSCNKNESKTNLHITGNIKGLKKGTLYIQRVVDTTLVAIDTINIDGSSSFESNLDLKSPEMLYLFLDRGVTNSLDNNIPFFAEPGNITIETSLDRYLSDAKIKGSKNQEIFEEYKKINTRFTDENLSLIEQKFNAIKSQNTQKIDSLSAKQDSNIKRKYLFATNFALNNRKFEVAPYIALSEIYDINIKYLDTIQKSMSPTVAQSLYGKKLTEYVTTIKNQK
- a CDS encoding DUF5362 family protein, producing the protein MEEHSVIENFEMKLNESAKDFLKETAKWAYFLSILGYIGIGFIIFAALFAGTLFSTMGKMNPAMGAMGSSFGMIMAVVYLLIAALYFFPVYYLNKFASNAKAAFKNNDAETLTTSLRYLKSHYKFIGIMTLVIFSLYLLMFVGMIISGIAFSA
- a CDS encoding M61 family metallopeptidase gives rise to the protein MKRIFFTLAFASVLLSCKTASTTTNDSKSVTDIVKVAINLNDVKEDKVLVTITSPKISTDEVTYSIPKIVPGTYSIDDYGKYIEDFKAFDSKGNALTVTKTDDNTWNIKNAKALVKITYLVNDTFDTEKGSGFGQNDVFSPAGTNIDAGKNFMLNMHGFAGYFQDKKDLPYSVSISHPETLWGATSMTDQDASTTNDVFTTPRYAELVENPIMYAKPDYTTFTVDGMEILIGVYSPSGKVTAESITPEMKTMMIAQKTFLGKINATKKYSVLLYLSSMAPTDAKGFGALEHPTATTVVLPEMMPKDELVKSMKDVVSHEFFHIVTPLTIHSKEIHYFDYNTPKMSEHLWMYEGVTEYFANLFQINQGLIPEEEFYTRMAEKIEHANAMNDTMPFTTMSANVLTEPYKAQYLNVYEKGALIGMCLDIIIREKSNGERGILDLMQKLSNEYGASKPFNDTELFAKITSFTYPEVGAFLTTYVSGATPIPYDTYLAKVGVTKSMEKVPGNVFLKGQMPYITVNQATKEIIVIPNMELNVFYTNLDLKGGDIIVAINDKPYSLDNIYEMITESQKWKEDEAIAIKIKRDGKEQIIKGKVKFPYEEKEGLKATDATKNTLKQAWLKS
- a CDS encoding type I phosphomannose isomerase catalytic subunit, which codes for MKFYPLQFKPILKERIWGGEKLKTLLNKSVTSTITGESWELSTVEGDVSVVANGEWKGKTLTALINSSPDEILGTAVHARFGAQFPLLFKYLDAREDLSIQVHPNDALAKKRHNSFGKTEMWYIMQADDDARIIVGFKEKSNADDFLENLKNKTLLSILDDVKVQSGDVFFLETGTVHAIGAGLVVAEIQQTSDITYRLYDFDRVDANGNTRELHVDLALDAINYNKVETKKEYTKNINQSNEIVNCPYFTTNFIPLDGEISVSKSGKTFTVYMCTGGTFELEYNNSKFQYKKGDTVLIPAAMNAFILNGKASILEIYIS